Proteins co-encoded in one Streptomyces sp. JH34 genomic window:
- the gmd gene encoding GDP-mannose 4,6-dehydratase, with protein MAKTALITGVTGQDGSYLSELLLEKGYTVHGLIRRSSSFNTERIDHIYQGPEEANRSFVLHHADLSDGVALVNLLRDIQPDEVYNLGAQSHVRVSFDAPLYTGDVTGLGTVRLLEAVRASGIETRVYQASSSEMFGASPPPQNEKTPFHPRSPYSVAKVYSYWATVNYREAYGMFATNGILFNHESPRRGETFVTRKITRGVARIKAGLQDRLHLGNLDAVRDWGYAPEYVEAMWRMLQCDTPDDYVVATGEGVSVRRFLEYAFEHAGLDWAEHVRYDPKYERPSEVDALIGDASKAEELLGWKPEVKSRELAQIMVDADIRLLSDQLTGSAVRVDR; from the coding sequence ATGGCAAAGACCGCACTCATCACCGGTGTGACCGGACAGGACGGTTCGTACCTGTCGGAGCTGCTGCTCGAGAAGGGGTACACGGTCCACGGCCTGATACGGCGTTCGTCGAGCTTCAACACGGAGCGGATCGACCACATCTACCAGGGCCCCGAGGAAGCGAATCGTTCCTTCGTGCTCCATCACGCCGACCTCTCCGACGGCGTCGCGCTGGTGAACCTGCTGCGGGACATCCAGCCCGACGAGGTCTACAACCTGGGTGCCCAGTCGCACGTCAGGGTGTCCTTCGACGCGCCGCTGTACACCGGTGACGTCACCGGCCTGGGCACCGTGCGGCTGCTGGAGGCTGTCCGGGCGAGCGGCATCGAGACCCGGGTCTATCAGGCGTCCTCGTCCGAGATGTTCGGCGCGAGCCCGCCCCCGCAGAACGAGAAGACCCCGTTCCACCCGCGCAGCCCGTACAGCGTGGCCAAGGTCTACTCGTACTGGGCGACGGTCAACTACCGTGAGGCGTACGGGATGTTCGCCACCAACGGGATCCTGTTCAACCACGAGTCCCCGCGCCGCGGCGAGACCTTCGTGACCCGCAAGATCACCCGCGGGGTGGCCAGGATCAAGGCGGGTCTGCAGGACCGGTTGCATCTGGGCAACCTCGACGCCGTACGCGACTGGGGGTACGCCCCCGAATACGTGGAGGCGATGTGGCGGATGCTCCAGTGCGACACCCCCGACGACTACGTGGTGGCCACCGGCGAGGGGGTCAGTGTGAGGCGGTTCCTGGAGTACGCCTTCGAGCACGCGGGCCTCGACTGGGCGGAGCACGTGCGCTACGACCCCAAGTACGAACGCCCCAGCGAGGTCGACGCGCTGATCGGTGACGCGTCCAAGGCGGAGGAACTCCTGGGCTGGAAGCCGGAGGTGAAGTCGCGCGAGCTCGCACAGATCATGGTGGACGCCGACATCCGGCTGCTGAGCGACCAGCTCACGGGGTCCGCGGTCCGGGTGGACCGGTGA
- a CDS encoding DNRLRE domain-containing protein, which produces MKKAGRTRAGVFASAHRSCPLLTLPSAPAGQVLRSARLTFRTSSDSTAGSADSHSIVPVTGAWTESAVTHSTRPTLSTSVPGTITGASAVSTDHSAELDATALDGALGSVTSLALTSSGTDSLRIWSSEATAAHRPQLVLTFGDE; this is translated from the coding sequence GTGAAAAAGGCCGGACGTACCCGGGCCGGCGTCTTCGCATCGGCCCACCGGAGCTGTCCGCTGCTCACGCTGCCGTCCGCTCCGGCGGGCCAGGTGCTCAGGAGCGCGCGGCTCACCTTCCGTACCTCGTCGGACTCGACGGCGGGTTCGGCCGACAGCCACAGCATCGTGCCGGTCACCGGCGCGTGGACCGAGTCGGCGGTCACCCACAGCACCCGGCCGACGCTCTCCACGTCCGTGCCGGGGACCATCACCGGCGCGTCCGCGGTCTCCACCGACCACTCGGCGGAGCTCGACGCGACGGCTCTGGACGGGGCTCTCGGCTCCGTCACCTCACTCGCCCTGACCAGCAGCGGGACGGACAGTCTCCGCATCTGGTCGAGCGAGGCAACCGCGGCCCACCGGCCGCAGCTCGTTCTCACCTTCGGAGATGAATGA
- a CDS encoding LamG domain-containing protein: protein MMNGSTGRRPGGSGRVRAASAALCLFAGALTATAAGASPAAALTPPVSITADDLTTWQTNGIVWSMAATDGVVYAGGTFSTVRPPDAAAGTSEEPAVNFAAFDAATGAPTGCSLSFTLSSGSATVRALALSPDGGTLYAGGQFGAVNGVGVSNIVAVDTATCTPRQDFKIAVSATVRALDVTADTVYLAGDFNSVGGQTRNKFAAVTTAAGLLPWTANADEVARAVQVTPDGQHVALGGDFFTVNGTTSHALAVVDATTGALTKSYPGFIPNTSTVQDLTTDATGLYTANEGTGGGVFDGRIAIDLDDYQQRWRDTCLGATQAVLVHSGVLYSGSHAHDCASMGGFPDQPRRHLLAQSVDDPTLLPWFPDTNDGIGEPVGPRVMTQTDKGGRHYLWVGGEFTTVNGSGQQGLTRFADGPDTGTPWVPNVSLSTVAPGRIDVQWQTSFDSDDGELTYRVYKDGASTPVHTVTGYSLFWNRPQLKWTDTDVAVGETHSYRVTASDGTNTSAKSTAQSATVAASTQPYPARVLSDGASLYWRYDEGTSTFAADTTGQLDNGFLRNGPSYRQTPAAIAGDSTAIGFDGASEYAYSNKLHTAPTRFSVETWIKTTTTRGGKVIGYGNLTMQNSSRYDKQVYMANNGRLVFGVYSGGYRTVTTTGAYNDGNWHHVVATQGTGGMALYVDGQLRASNFLYSGNENYPGYWRVGGDNLANWPNRPTSNFFAGQIDETAVYPTALSASQVSAHYALRTSE, encoded by the coding sequence ATGATGAACGGAAGCACGGGGCGGAGACCTGGGGGGAGCGGCCGTGTACGGGCCGCGTCCGCCGCGCTCTGCCTGTTCGCCGGAGCCCTGACCGCGACAGCGGCCGGGGCCTCCCCGGCGGCGGCGCTCACACCGCCGGTGTCCATCACGGCGGACGACCTCACCACCTGGCAGACCAACGGCATCGTGTGGTCGATGGCCGCGACTGACGGGGTCGTCTACGCCGGCGGCACCTTCTCCACCGTCCGGCCGCCCGATGCGGCGGCGGGCACCTCGGAGGAACCCGCGGTCAACTTCGCGGCCTTCGACGCGGCGACGGGAGCGCCGACGGGGTGCAGCCTGTCGTTCACGCTGTCCTCGGGGAGCGCGACCGTACGGGCTCTCGCGCTCTCCCCGGACGGCGGGACCCTCTACGCCGGCGGACAGTTCGGCGCGGTGAACGGGGTGGGCGTCAGCAACATCGTGGCCGTCGACACGGCGACCTGCACGCCGCGCCAGGACTTCAAGATCGCCGTCTCGGCGACGGTCCGGGCCCTGGACGTCACGGCGGACACCGTCTACCTGGCCGGCGACTTCAACAGCGTGGGCGGCCAGACCCGTAACAAGTTCGCCGCGGTCACCACGGCCGCCGGTCTGCTGCCGTGGACCGCGAACGCGGACGAGGTGGCCAGGGCGGTCCAGGTGACCCCGGACGGTCAGCACGTGGCGCTCGGCGGTGACTTCTTCACTGTGAACGGCACCACCTCGCACGCCCTGGCGGTGGTCGACGCCACCACGGGCGCGCTCACCAAGAGCTACCCGGGCTTCATCCCCAACACCTCGACGGTGCAGGACCTCACGACGGACGCGACCGGGCTGTACACCGCCAACGAGGGCACCGGCGGCGGGGTCTTCGACGGCCGGATCGCCATCGACCTCGACGACTACCAGCAGCGCTGGCGGGACACCTGCCTGGGCGCCACCCAGGCCGTGCTGGTCCACTCGGGCGTGCTGTACAGCGGGAGCCACGCCCACGACTGCGCCAGCATGGGCGGCTTCCCGGACCAGCCACGCAGGCACCTGCTGGCACAGTCGGTGGACGACCCGACGCTCCTGCCCTGGTTCCCGGACACGAACGACGGCATCGGTGAGCCCGTCGGGCCGCGGGTCATGACGCAGACCGACAAGGGCGGCCGCCACTACCTTTGGGTGGGCGGTGAGTTCACCACCGTCAACGGCTCCGGCCAGCAAGGGCTGACCCGGTTCGCCGACGGCCCGGACACGGGGACGCCCTGGGTGCCCAACGTCAGTCTCTCCACGGTCGCCCCGGGACGGATCGACGTCCAGTGGCAGACCAGCTTCGACTCCGACGACGGCGAGCTGACCTACCGGGTCTACAAGGACGGTGCGAGCACTCCCGTGCACACCGTCACGGGCTACTCGCTCTTCTGGAACCGTCCGCAGCTGAAGTGGACGGACACCGACGTGGCGGTGGGTGAGACGCACTCGTACCGCGTCACCGCGAGCGACGGCACCAACACCAGCGCCAAGTCCACCGCGCAGTCGGCGACCGTGGCGGCCTCCACCCAGCCCTATCCGGCACGGGTGCTGTCCGACGGCGCCTCCCTCTACTGGCGTTACGACGAGGGCACCTCGACCTTCGCGGCGGACACCACCGGCCAGCTGGACAACGGCTTCCTGCGCAACGGGCCGTCCTACCGGCAGACGCCGGCCGCGATCGCGGGCGATTCGACCGCCATCGGCTTCGACGGGGCCTCCGAATACGCGTACAGCAACAAGCTGCACACGGCGCCCACCCGTTTCTCCGTGGAGACCTGGATCAAGACCACCACCACCCGTGGCGGCAAGGTCATCGGCTACGGCAACCTGACCATGCAGAACAGCAGCCGCTACGACAAGCAGGTCTACATGGCCAACAACGGGCGCCTCGTCTTCGGCGTCTACAGCGGTGGCTACCGCACCGTCACGACGACGGGGGCCTACAACGACGGCAACTGGCACCACGTCGTCGCCACGCAGGGCACCGGCGGCATGGCGCTCTACGTGGACGGGCAGCTGCGGGCGTCCAACTTCCTCTACTCCGGCAACGAGAACTACCCGGGGTACTGGCGGGTCGGCGGCGACAACCTGGCCAACTGGCCGAACCGCCCGACCAGCAACTTCTTCGCCGGCCAGATCGACGAGACGGCCGTGTACCCGACCGCGCTGAGCGCTTCCCAGGTCAGCGCGCACTACGCCCTGAGGACGAGTGAGTGA
- a CDS encoding glycosyltransferase family 2 protein, whose translation MSKLPIAVAIPTKNEGLNIAEAVKSVLGHFEAVVVVDSHSTDDTAKIAEECGAEVVTYTWDGGHPRKKQWCLENVRTDLDWILLLDGDERLSPGLLAELRRIFADRDGPKPAAYDIPLGYWFSGKRLRHGYTIRKRSLTDRTRCYYPEVGDLAAPGIGEVEGHYQPVATTAEALSNPIEHQDLDPVTAWFERHNRYSDWEAWLEHHPDVKEQVRKVKSRQGQLFHKAPFKPLVSFAYMYVYRKGFLDGRAGLDFALAMSFYRWQIALKSRENPVR comes from the coding sequence ATGAGCAAGCTGCCCATCGCCGTCGCGATCCCCACGAAGAACGAGGGACTGAACATCGCCGAAGCGGTGAAGTCGGTCCTGGGCCATTTCGAGGCGGTCGTCGTGGTGGACTCCCACAGCACCGACGACACGGCGAAGATCGCCGAGGAGTGCGGGGCCGAGGTGGTCACGTACACCTGGGACGGAGGGCATCCCCGCAAGAAGCAGTGGTGCCTGGAGAACGTCCGTACCGATCTGGACTGGATCCTGCTGCTCGACGGTGACGAACGGCTCAGCCCCGGGCTGCTCGCGGAGCTGAGGAGGATCTTCGCCGACAGGGACGGTCCGAAACCGGCGGCCTACGACATACCGCTGGGCTACTGGTTCTCGGGGAAGCGGCTCCGGCACGGCTACACGATCCGCAAGCGGTCCCTGACCGACCGGACCAGGTGCTACTACCCGGAGGTCGGGGACCTCGCGGCCCCCGGCATCGGTGAGGTCGAGGGGCACTACCAGCCGGTCGCCACCACGGCGGAGGCACTGAGCAACCCCATCGAGCACCAGGACCTGGATCCCGTCACCGCCTGGTTCGAGCGGCACAACCGCTACTCGGACTGGGAGGCGTGGCTGGAGCACCACCCCGACGTCAAGGAACAGGTGCGGAAGGTGAAGTCCCGTCAGGGGCAGCTCTTCCACAAGGCGCCGTTCAAGCCGCTGGTGTCCTTCGCCTACATGTACGTCTACCGGAAGGGATTCCTCGACGGGCGTGCGGGCCTGGACTTCGCCCTCGCGATGAGCTTCTACCGCTGGCAGATCGCTCTCAAGTCCCGCGAGAACCCCGTACGTTGA
- a CDS encoding glycosyltransferase gives MKVLHVVTLHTPDHAFGGPTRVAFNLSKVQRANGDDARVMALGDGFPDGELPSHVEGVPVHLFQARHLLPMFEVSGITSAALLRTARRMMRGADLVHVHLMRDLVTLPAALLALATRTPLVVQTHGMIDPTEKKVAQLTDVLGVRRVLREADAVLHLTEMERGDVNAVAAPVPLTRTVRLVNGVRPQERKPARDPGRPPTVLYLARIQERKRPEDFIAAMPHVLARHPEARFVLAGPDTGALAGTLALARKLGVTDSLDHVGPLEHDEVLAAGREADVYVLPAIEEPFPVSVLEAMSVGTPVVITRTCGQAPDVSGAGAGRVIDSRVGEDAANARKVADAILELLEPEAAEQAGKAAWQLVNDQFTIEAVTATLRRTYEDVVRRRRG, from the coding sequence GTGAAGGTCCTGCATGTTGTCACGCTCCACACTCCGGACCACGCCTTCGGCGGGCCGACCCGGGTGGCGTTCAACCTCTCCAAGGTCCAGCGGGCGAACGGCGACGACGCCCGCGTCATGGCCCTCGGCGACGGCTTCCCGGACGGCGAACTGCCCAGTCATGTGGAGGGAGTTCCCGTCCACCTCTTCCAGGCGCGTCATCTGCTCCCGATGTTCGAGGTCAGCGGCATCACCTCCGCCGCACTGCTGCGCACCGCACGCCGCATGATGCGTGGTGCCGACCTCGTACACGTCCATCTGATGCGGGACCTGGTGACCCTGCCTGCGGCGCTCCTCGCGCTCGCGACCCGTACACCCCTGGTCGTCCAGACCCACGGCATGATCGACCCCACCGAGAAGAAGGTCGCCCAGCTCACCGACGTCCTGGGGGTCCGCAGGGTACTGCGCGAGGCCGACGCCGTCCTGCACCTCACCGAGATGGAGCGGGGCGATGTGAACGCCGTCGCGGCTCCCGTGCCGCTCACCCGTACCGTACGGCTGGTCAACGGTGTCCGCCCGCAGGAGCGCAAGCCCGCCCGCGACCCCGGCCGCCCGCCGACGGTGCTGTACCTCGCCCGCATCCAGGAGCGAAAGCGGCCCGAGGACTTCATCGCCGCGATGCCGCACGTCCTCGCCCGCCACCCGGAAGCCCGCTTCGTGCTGGCCGGCCCGGACACCGGCGCGCTGGCCGGCACCCTGGCCCTCGCCCGGAAGCTGGGCGTCACGGACTCCCTCGACCATGTGGGCCCGCTGGAGCACGACGAGGTCCTCGCCGCCGGACGCGAGGCCGATGTGTACGTTCTGCCGGCGATCGAGGAGCCGTTCCCGGTCTCGGTCCTGGAGGCGATGTCGGTCGGCACTCCGGTCGTCATCACCCGCACCTGCGGGCAGGCCCCCGACGTGTCGGGGGCCGGTGCGGGCCGGGTCATCGACAGCCGGGTCGGCGAGGACGCGGCCAACGCCCGTAAGGTCGCCGACGCGATCCTGGAGCTGCTGGAGCCGGAGGCCGCAGAGCAGGCGGGCAAGGCCGCCTGGCAGCTGGTCAACGACCAGTTCACCATCGAGGCCGTCACCGCCACCCTCCGGCGGACCTACGAGGACGTGGTCCGCCGGAGGCGAGGGTGA